The following are encoded in a window of Perca flavescens isolate YP-PL-M2 chromosome 24, PFLA_1.0, whole genome shotgun sequence genomic DNA:
- the adamts1 gene encoding A disintegrin and metalloproteinase with thrombospondin motifs 1, whose protein sequence is MMWGLHVSIGLIAALCVGAAHSAWEESTVVPVRLDPAARSESETEPGRTLFAEEKEKEAEMREYRLDVFGKELFLQLEPDQTFLAPGFVFHIVGSPESELTHEPKSGAEPGCFFSGTVNGEEHSAAALNLCNGLRGGFYFQGEEYFIQPLNSSDFMGTDEDVHMIRRRGRAALAEEGSAKCGVNEDEEKVPKNLEKEAKHGAANADQTAHHRTRRFVSTPRYLEIMLVADQSMAEFHGAGLKPYLLTIMAVASRLYRHPTIHNSITLAVVKLLVVYEEERGPQVSANAAMTLRNFCQWQRQHNPPSDRHPEHYDTAVLFTRTDLCGAHSCDTLGMADVGTVCDPDRSCSIIEDDGLQAAFTVAHELGHVFNMPHDDAQLCAEVNGAHWSAHMMASTLSNLDQQQPWSPCSALMVTTFLDNGHGQCLLDKPVKPQPLPQPLPGTVYDADHQCRLTFGEDSQHCPDLSTMCATLWCTVTTSNGLLVCQTKNFPWADGTACGHDSYCLAGHCLTKSQAAKHQTAVNGGWGLWGPWGDCSRTCGGGVQYSFRSCDNPLPKNGGKYCEGKRIQYRSCNTDTCPDTNGLSFREEQCLAHNDMSAQVSLGSGEGVEWVPKYAGVSPKDRCKLVCRAKGTGYFFVLKPKVADGTPCSPDSTSVCVQGQCVKAGCDRVIGSNQRFDKCGVCGGDGSTCKKVSGSLERARPGYQDVVTIPAGATHLDVKQRAPGNGRPDNSYLAVRRQDGSYLLNGEYKLMTMETDITLQGALLRYSGSSATLERLRSFAPLPEPLTIQVLSVGEAPRPRVKYSYFAPRPNSAASVSNINGGRRQSINAIREVGGAEWTLREWGPCSQTCGVGMQQREVVCLDPHGRPSRDCPEELRPLASRSCATQSCPSWLLGEWSVCSKTCGRGFRKRPLRCVGHDGRTLTHDSCDPKDRPRPLLELCNQSAC, encoded by the exons ATGATGTGGGGTTTACACGTTTCCATTGGTTTAATCGCCGCTCTGTGCGTCGGCGCGGCGCACAGCGCCTGGGAGGAGAGCACCGTGGTGCCGGTCAGACTAGACCCGGCGGCCCGGTCGGAGAGCGAAACCGAACCGGGGCGGACTCTCTTCGCAGAGGAGAAGGAAAAGGAGGCGGAGATGAGGGAGTACCGGTTGGACGTATTTGGCAAAGAGCTGTTCTTGCAGCTAGAGCCTGACCAGACCTTCTTGGCGCCGGGTTTTGTCTTCCACATTGTGGGGAGTCCTGAGTCCGAACTGACACACGAACCCAAAAGCGGAGCCGAACCGGGTTGTTTCTTCTCTGGCACGGTGAACGGAGAGGAACACTCTGCCGCTGCGCTCAACCTGTGCAACGGACTCAGGGGCGGATTCTACTTTCAGGGGGAAGAATATTTTATTCAGCCCCTTAACTCGAGTGACTTCATGGGCACCGATGAGGATGTCCACATGATCCGCCGGAGAGGTCGAGCAGCTCTGGCTGAGGAGGGGAGCGCCAAGTGCGGGGTCAACGAGGACGAGGAGAAGGTGCCAAAGAATCTGGAGAAAGAAGCCAAGCACGGAGCCGCTAACGCAGACCAGACAG CCCACCACAGAACCAGGCGTTTTGTTTCCACCCCTCGCTACCTGGAGATCATGCTTGTGGCCGACCAGTCCATGGCTGAGTTCCACGGCGCCGGGCTCAAGCCCTACCTACTGACCATCATGGCAGTGGCATCCCGCCTTTATCGCCACCCTACCATCCACAACTCCATCACTCTGGCAGTGGTGAAGCTGCTGGTTGTATACGAGGAGGAGAGAGGCCCTCAGGTGTCCGCTAACGCCGCAATGACTCTGCGCAACTTCTGCCAGTGGCAGCGGCAGCATAACCCACCAAGTGACCGCCACCCGGAGCATTATGACACTGCAGTGCTCTTCACCAGAACG GATCTGTGCGGTGCCCACTCTTGTGACACTCTGGGCATGGCAGATGTTGGCACCGTGTGTGACCCTGACAGAAGCTGCTCAATTATTGAGGATGATGGGCTGCAAGCAGCATTTACTGTGGCACATGAGCTGG GCCATGTCTTCAACATGCCTCACGATGATGCCCAGCTGTGCGCCGAGGTCAACGGTGCTCACTGGAGCGCCCATATGATGGCCTCCACCCTGTCCAACCTGGACCAGCAGCAGCCATGGTCCCCGTGCTCCGCCCTCATGGTCACTACCTTCCTGGACAACGGCCATGGTCAGTGCCTGCTGGATAAACCGGTCAAACCTCAGCCGCTCCCTCAGCCCCTGCCCGGGACGGTTTATGATGCCGACCATCAGTGTCGGCTTACCTTTGGCGAAGACTCCCAACACTGCCCTGATCTGAGTACCATGTGCGCTACTCTGTGGTGCACTGTGACCACATCCAATGGTTTGCTGGTGTGCCAGACTAAGAACTTCCCCTGGGCTGATGGAACGGCATGCGGGCATGACAGCTACTGCCTGGCCGGACATTGTCTCACTAAGAGCCAAGCCGCCAAACACCAG ACTGCTGTCAATGGTGGCTGGGGACTGTGGGGTCCCTGGGGCGACTGCTCTCGGACCTGTGGTGGAGGGGTGCAGTATTCCTTTCGTTCCTGTGACAACCCTTTGCCCAAGAACGGGGGCAAGTACTGTGAGGGCAAGAGGATCCAATACCGCTCCTGTAACACGGACACCTGCCCTGATACCAATG GCCTGTCATTCCGGGAGGAACAGTGCCTGGCCCACAACGACATGTCAGCCCAAGTGTCTCTGGGTTCAGGCGAGGGTGTCGAGTGGGTGCCCAAGTATGCTGGAGTTTCACCCAAAGACCGCTGCAAGCTGGTGTGCCGGGCCAAGGGGACTGGATACTTCTTTGTCCTGAAACCTAAG GTGGCTGATGGCACACCCTGCAGCCCCGACTCCACCTCAGTTTGTGTTCAAGGCCAGTGTGTCAAGGCTGGATGTGATCGCGTCATCGGCTCTAACCAGCGCTTTGATAAGTGCGGTGTGTGTGGTGGAGACGGCTCTACCTGCAAGAAAGTGTCTGGCTCTCTGGAGCGTGCCAG GCCTGGTTACCAGGATGTTGTAACCATCCCTGCTGGTGCCACCCACCTTGATGTCAAGCAGCGTGCCCCAGGCAACGGTCGTCCTGACAACAGCTACTTGGCAGTGCGTCGCCAGGATGGAAGCTATCTGTTAAATGGCGAATACAAGCTGATGACCATGGAGACCGACATCACCTTGCAAGGGGCACTGTTGCGATACAGTGGCTCCTCCGCCACCCTGGAGCGCCTCCGGAGCTTCGCCCCACTCCCCGAGCCCCTCACCATCCAGGtgctctctgtgggggaagccCCGAGGCCCCGGGTTAAGTACAGCTACTTTGCCCCGAGACCCAACAGTGCTGCGTCAGTCTCCAACATCAATGGAGGCCGCCGCCAGTCCATCAATGCCATCAGAGAGGTGGGTGGAGCCGAGTGGACCCTGAGGGAGTGGGGTCCGTGCTCCCAGACCTGTGGAGTAGGTATGCAGCAGAGAGAGGTGGTGTGTCTAGATCCCCATGGTCGTCCCTCCAGAGATTGCCCGGAGGAGCTGCGCCCCTTGGCCTCACGGTCGTGCGCCACCCAGTCCTGCCCCTCCTGGCTTCTCGGAGAATGGTCGGTATGCTCAAAGACCTGCGGCCGAGGCTTCCGCAAACGCCCACTGCGCTGCGTCGGCCACGACGGGCGCACGCTAACCCATGACAGCTGTGACCCCAAAGACCGGCCGCGACCCCTGCTGGAACTGTGTAATCAGAGTGCCTGTTAA
- the cyyr1 gene encoding cysteine and tyrosine-rich protein 1 has product MENPWRRRRRTQAVRWKLLRNSLLLCLFTGGTKAECEGCIEYCCDGSPPFCCSYYAYVGDVLSGTAISGIVFGVVFLMGAVAALFLCVCMCMKNGRGARVGVFSTSYINTVTQGYPGPPPPYNYDYEMYPSSLNPPPYTPTQPRPANYSPPPPYPGCTRK; this is encoded by the exons ATGGAAAAcccctggaggaggaggaggaggacgcaGGCGGTCAGATGGAAGTTGCTGAGGAACTCGCTGCTGCTTTGTTTATTCACCG gcgGCACTAAAGCTGAGTGTGAAGGCTGCATAGAGTATTGCTGCGATGGATCGCCGCCTTTCTGCTGCTCCTACTACGCCTACGTGGGGGACGTCCTCTC GGGCACTGCCATCTCTGGTATCGTTTTCGGTGTGGTGTTTCTGATGGGGGCGGTGGCGGCcttgttcctgtgtgtgtgtatgtgcatgaaGAACGGGCGGGGCGCGCGGGTCGGTGTGTTCAGCACCTCCTACATCAACACTGTGACCCAGGGCTACCCAG GTCCTCCACCTCCATACAACTATGACTACGAAATGTACCCTTCCTCGCTGAACCCCCCGCCTTACACCCCAACTCAGCCTCGACCGGCCAACTACTCCCCACCTCCTCCATACCCTGGCTGCACCCGCAAGTGA